The region aGACTTAAGTAGTTAAGTGTCTAAATATTAGATATGTTTGCGTCAACCATCaagaatttattcatgtttaattgttaattttatttatggaatctgacccacgaacccaaatctaacccacaaacccgccaacctgtgaacccatataaataaatgggttcgtgggtcatatatgggtttatgttccaaacccgccaacccgtgacctgtatatttaaatgggtcgtgtttgggttgacatattttgacccgccaacccgcgacacgccaacccgaacacgacacgattgtcaggCCTAATATCATGTATCTCAGGTTGTACTTAAGGAGAAAAGATGATAGATAGAAGTTAGAAGTTAAGAGTTAGTGGATGGCGTGGAGCTTACCAAGTTCCTTATTAATGATATCGATGTAATTCGTATTTGTTTGCTATGGTTTTTTGTGATGCTTAATGAGTTAATATAACACCCCATGTTACTTTTATGTAAATGTTTTTGTGGGAGCTGGTTTTTATTAAATGCGAGTTTATCCCCAAAATTATTTTATAACCATagcattttaaaatttaaaaagttaatgaaattttttttgagTGTTGCAACGCAAAACCAAAACCTTGGGTTATTATGCACAAAGCCTTTTGTCACTAAAACCTTCCATTTACTAATTGAAGGTTTTATGAGTGCTATTTTGAAAATGAACAATAATTCAATGCTTAAAGATTTTATTGACaatgttattattaatatttatataGTTATCAATGgagaaaataaataataaaagaatTTAATGAGATTATTATGgatcaaatcatttttgattgATTAAAAATGTTTCTAATAGTGAAAATATAAAAGCTGGAATTAGATTCCAAGCCAACCTAGATCGTTTATTTAATTACATGCGTATTATTTATGAGCATTCTACAAATAgattttgatatttatttttcCAACAAATGTTAGACACTCCGGCCTTTTtctttgtttaaaaaaattaaatgtttCATTTTAGTTTTAATGTTGAAAATAATCAACAACAccataaacaaaaacaaaaacatgagAATCAATCAACAACACCACAAAACAGCGACAACAATAAAAACAAAGGAATCATGACCCAAAACGAAAAATATTAGTACAAACCAAAATGGTTTGTCAAATGGgagtttattttaaaaagttCAGATTGATTTGGAAATAAAATGTtgagattttttaaaaaaaagaaaaattattgtAAAACTATACGATTACCATAAACTTGTTAAACAAACAAGATTTAATAAGAACCcttaaaagatttttaaaaaccttattttatttattttatatgtaccccttgtataaatatatgaatatgtgattgattttttttatatgagTGATAGAGGTACATGTACTAAcatcatttttaaaataataaaaaaacacttACGCTTGTTTTGTTTGGTAGTAAAAGAATAGAATTCAAAGGAAAATAACTCAAATTTCTTCGAATTCATGTGTTTGGCTAGACTTAGAGGAGGAAGAATGATTCctaaatgaaaataaattttcCACGATATGAAGGAAAATAGATTCCTTCTAAAATTGGATAGAAAACATTTATTCTTACAAAGAAAATGACATATTATAAAAATACTCAGTTACTTATCAGAAAATCAACACTCATCACTACTGCTATTGACCATCAATCGTCATTATCACCACCCCTACCACCACCACTTCTGCCAACACCGCTACCACCACCATCGCTACAACCACCACCGTCATCGCCACTAGCTACCACCGCCACCGACCAACAACCACCACCGccatcacccaccaccaccatacTTCTACCGCCGCCACTACAATAGTTGCCATcgccactacccaccaccactactactgccgccacccccaccatctccaccgccaccaccatcgTCGCCACCACCACAACCACTATTATCGATGTCACCATCATTACCATCACCCACCACTATTAAAACAACCACCACTACCACGtcgccaccactaccaccaccaccaacaccatCGCCTCCGCCACCATCACCAACACTATCGtcgccgccaccaccactaccatcacCCAACACCACTACCACCGTTTCACTACCACCGCCACCGTTACCACCACCACTATCGAGATTTtactattttttataatttatataatggaatgtatatttacataaaagttagaaaaaataaagtaaaattaagcaaaataaacaaaatgaGTAATTATGTTATTTTACATGGATTTTTAATTTCATTTCCTGCGAACCAAATATAATTTGAAATTCATTCTAACTCCATTTCTCTGCCAACCAAACATTATATGAAATTTGATTCAAATTTCTGACATATTCATTATGTGAACCAAACAACACCTTATATTTGAAcagaaaaatataaatataaaatcttTTATACAATTAACTCATTTGTAAATATTCTTTTTGGCCCAACTATTATGTAACATGCATCTAGGTTAGGCTTCATGACATGCATTTATAAAGTGAGTAGTACGGAGGAGACACAGACGAGCTGTCGTCGGTGCCGCCGTGATGGTTTAGTAGAAACAGTTGGCATCCAATTTTAGTATATTTTATTTCTTTACAAAAAAATTAATACACAatcatataatataatataataaaataataaataaaataaatagtaGGTTCAAAGTTAAAACTATGTACACGGTTTCTTTCTCTCTGCTCTACAGCTTGCAATttgaatataaaattaaaatgtcTATTTTATAATTCAGAAAACTACAAGGAAATACTGCGAATAGATACTCTAAAAAAATCTATTTTTGTATTATTGGAGTTCTTATTGTTTAGAACTTATACAGTGACTGatagttctatttaattaatttaaaaaccaTTCGACTAACACCTTTGTCCCTTTAAAATCTAAACAGTTTATCCACCGTCGCTATTTTCTCTAATACAAGAAAGATATCATATTGCTATAGTAATGGATCAACATACTAATTAGTTATTTGCTCTTCAGTGAAAACATGAAAAAGAGataattaaacaaaaatttatcatTAAGTTGTTCATGTAGCTAAATTTAGACGACAAACTTCGTTATGAAAATGGCATACAAATAAAATATCTCGCATGAAGGAAgcaataaaccaaaaaaaaaaacattatttattaAGACCAATTTCATTTCATGGCATGAAGTGTgtgtacgtgtgtgtgtgtgcccgAAGTCATAAATATAGTTGAAGGGTGCA is a window of Lactuca sativa cultivar Salinas chromosome 1, Lsat_Salinas_v11, whole genome shotgun sequence DNA encoding:
- the LOC111900681 gene encoding glycine-rich cell wall structural protein 2-like, with amino-acid sequence MDGGGNGGGGSETVVVVLGDGSGGGGDDSVGDGGGGDGVGGGGSGGDVVVVVVLIVVGDVVVVVGSGDGNYCSGGGRSMVVVGDGGGGCWSVAVVASGDDGGGCSDGGGSGVGRSGGGRGGDNDD